The sequence AAACAATTCTTGAGCCATCTACAATGTACGGAATAACAAAAGTTTCCGGTGAGCTTCTAATGAACTATTATTCTCACAAATTTGGCGTTGATGCACGTAGCCTTCGCTATCCCGGCCTCATTTCATGGAAGACTCCACCAGGGGGTGGAACAACGGATTATGCAGTTGCGATATTCTATGAGGCTATACGACAAAAAAGATACACCTGCTACCTAAAACCAGATACCTACCTGCCTATGATGTATATGCCAGATGCAATCAGAGGCACGATAGAGTTAATGGAGGCTCCATCATATCGTATATCCAATCGCTTTTCCTATAATTTCTCAGCAATAAGCTTCTCACCTGCCGAGCTAGTTTCTGAAATAAAGAAGCATATAATCGATTTTGAATGCACCTACTCCCCAGATTTTCGCCAACAAATTGCAGATTCTTGGCCAAAGTCAATTGATGATTCACTTGCAAGGCATGATTGGGGCTGGAAACACGAATATAACTTAGCAAAAATGACACAGGACATGCTCACAAATCTCCGAAAGGTCCTACACTAATTGTCTAGCCAAACCTCTATAATAGGCTAACCTGCTCTGCACACACTCTTTTAAGTCCCCTTTCTCTTGCATATCTTATTAATTCGATGTATTCTCTTAAACTGACTCTCGTTGAAAGCTCCTGATATTCCTGCGCCTTATAAGTCGGAAAGTACTGCGCCATTATGTTCAGGTAAGTGTCAGGAGGGAGATTTTCAGCAATAAAGTCAATAACTTCCTTTGATCCGGCAAGCCCATTGGGAAGAACAAGATGTCTTATTATAAGTCCTCGGGTTGCTATGCCTCTCTTATCCGTCTTCAATACACCTACCTGTCTGTTCATCTCAATAAGGTTTTTTTTGCAAATATTCCAATAATTTGAAGCAGCGGAGTACCTAATGGCGTTTTCATCTAAAGAATACTTTGCATCTGGCATATAAATATCAAAAATCCCTTCAAGCTTCCTGATAATTTCTGGGTCATCATATCCTCCGGAGTTGTATACAAGGGGAAGTCTCAGACCTTTCTTTCTTGCTATAACCAGGGCTTCAAGAATCTGGGGGATGACGTGAGTAGGCGTGACTAGGTTTATATTGTGTGCTCCTTGGCTCTGTAGCCAAAGCATCCCATCCGCAATCTCATTTGCACTCATCTCTTTTCCATTTCCCAGCTGGGAAATATCGTAATTTTGGCAGAAAACACAGCGCAAGTTACAAAATGAAAAGAACACTGTTCCGCTGCCTCTAATTCCAACAAGCTCTTTTTCCTCTCCAAAATGCCTCTGAAATCCACAAACAACCGCCAGCCTTCCGGTCTTGCAAAAACCACGTTTGTCCTCTAACCTGTTGACTTTGCACTTTCTTGGACATAAAATGCACCTTTCTAATATTCCTACAAATTCGTCTCTTAGCTCCGTCAACTTCTCTTGACTCATACGAAGGTATGAGGAAACCACTTCAAACATCAACTCCCGAATCAAGCTACTTATTAGCCCCGATCGGATTCGAACCGATGTTCCCAGGTCCAAAGCCTGGTGTCCTTGGCCGCTAGACGACGGGGCTGCATGTGCGGGGAGCAGGATATGTGCGGGGAGCAGGATTTTTACACGAGGGTCCAAGCCGCATTAGAAAACTTGGGAAGGACCAAAATTTTAATAAATCTTCATA is a genomic window of Candidatus Anstonellales archaeon containing:
- a CDS encoding NAD-dependent epimerase/dehydratase family protein, whose protein sequence is MKRILVIGATGQIGSELVPALRAKYGGENVIAVGSKTPPSDELKNSGPFEFADASKKEAIENLVKKYEIDTIYHLASLLSATGEKNPDAAWNLNMDSLKHVLDVARDKKLEQVFWPSSIAAFGPTTPRENTPQKTILEPSTMYGITKVSGELLMNYYSHKFGVDARSLRYPGLISWKTPPGGGTTDYAVAIFYEAIRQKRYTCYLKPDTYLPMMYMPDAIRGTIELMEAPSYRISNRFSYNFSAISFSPAELVSEIKKHIIDFECTYSPDFRQQIADSWPKSIDDSLARHDWGWKHEYNLAKMTQDMLTNLRKVLH
- a CDS encoding radical SAM protein codes for the protein MFEVVSSYLRMSQEKLTELRDEFVGILERCILCPRKCKVNRLEDKRGFCKTGRLAVVCGFQRHFGEEKELVGIRGSGTVFFSFCNLRCVFCQNYDISQLGNGKEMSANEIADGMLWLQSQGAHNINLVTPTHVIPQILEALVIARKKGLRLPLVYNSGGYDDPEIIRKLEGIFDIYMPDAKYSLDENAIRYSAASNYWNICKKNLIEMNRQVGVLKTDKRGIATRGLIIRHLVLPNGLAGSKEVIDFIAENLPPDTYLNIMAQYFPTYKAQEYQELSTRVSLREYIELIRYARERGLKRVCAEQVSLL